In Lotus japonicus ecotype B-129 chromosome 5, LjGifu_v1.2, one genomic interval encodes:
- the LOC130717009 gene encoding extensin-2-like, giving the protein MTARGSGPIRGRLWPQMAMALAIVFISTTVVSVAADGYLYSSPPPPYEYKSPPPPTASPPPPYEYKSPPPPPHDHKAPPYEYKSPPPPSPSPPPPYEYKSPPPPSPSPPPPYEYKSPPPPPHEHKAPPYVYKSPPPPSPSPPPPYEYKSPPPPSPSPPPPYEYKSPPPPIEHKAPPYYYKSPPPPSPSPPPPYYYKSPPPPSPSPKPYYYKSPPPPSPSPPPPYYYKSPPPPSPVPHPPYYYKSPPPPSPSPKPYYYKSPPPPSPSPPPPYYYKSPPPPSPVPHPPYYYKSPPPPSPSPKPYYYKSPPPPSPSPKPYYYKSPPPPSPSPPPPYYYKSPPPPSPVPHPPYYYKSPPPPSPSPKPYYYKSPPPPSPSPPPPYYYKSPPPPSPVPHPPYYYKSPPPPSPIPHPPYYYSSPPPPVKSPPPPTPYYYQSPPPPKYYPPPYYYNSPPPPVVYPPYPYPHPYHHPLIVKVVGKVYSYRCYDWEYPEKSHDKKHLKGVVVEVKCKAGRNIIKAYGKTKSNGKYSITVKDFDYIKYGPTVCKARLHAPPKDSPFNIPTKLNEGTDLKIKSKNKYEVVLKSKPFAYASKKHFEECDKPKPSPTPYYYKSPPPPAKSPPVYYYKSPPPPSPSPSPSPYWYKSPPPPSSTPKPYYYKSPPPPSPSPSPYWYKSPPPPSPVPKPYYYKSPPPPSPSPSPYWYKSPPPPSPVSKPYYYKSPPPPSPSPSPYWYKSPPPPSPVPKPYYYKSPPPPSPVPKPYYYKSPPPPSPSPSPYWYKSPPPPSPVPKPYYYKSPPPPSPVPKPYYYKSPPPPSPSPSPYWYKSPPPPSPVPKPYYYKSPPPPSSSPSPYWYKSPPPPSPVPKPYYYKSPPPPSPSPSPSPYWYKSPPPPSPIPKPYYYKSPPPPSPVPKPYYYKSPPPPSPSPSPYWYKSPPPPSPVPKPYYYKSPPPPSPSPPPPYYYQSPPPPKELPHPPYYYKSPPPPSPSPSPYWYKSPPPPPPVPKPYYYKSPPPPSPSPPPPYYYKSPPPPSPSPPPPYYYKSPPPPKELPHPPYYYKSPPPPSPSPPPPYYYKSPPPPSPSPPPPYYYKSPPPPSPSPPPPYYYQSPPPPSHSPPPPYYYKSPPPPSPSPPPPYYYKSPPPPSPSPPPPYYYKSPPPPSPIPHPPYYYKSPPPPTSSPPPPYHYVSPPPPSPSPPPPYHYASPPPPSPSPAPTYIYKSPPPPVKLPPPPYHYTSPPPPSPSPAPTYIYKSPPPPTKSPPPPVYIYASPPPPIYK; this is encoded by the exons ATGACTGCTAGGGGCAGTGGCCCCATAAGGGGTCGCCTTTGGCCACAAATGGCCATGGCATTGGCCATTGTTTTTATTTCTACAACTGTGGTGTCCGTCGCTGCTGATGGTTACCTTTACTCCTCTCCTCCACCACCTTATGAGTACAAGTCACCTCCCCCACCAACTgcttcaccaccacctccttatGAGTACAagtcaccacctccaccaccacatgATCACAAGGCACCACCATATGAGTACAAGTCACCTCCACCACCGTCTccttcaccaccacctccttacGAGTACAAgtcacctccaccaccatccccttcaccaccacctccttatGAGTAtaagtcaccaccaccaccaccacatgaGCACAAGGCTCCACCATATGTGTACAAgtcacctccaccaccatctccttcaccaccacctccttatGAGTACAAgtcacctccaccaccatcccCCTCACCACCGCCTCCTTATGAGTAcaagtcaccaccaccaccaatagAGCACAAGGCTCCACCATACTATTACAagtctcctccaccaccctctcCCTCACCTCCACCCCCTTACTACTACAAATCTCCCCCACCACCTTCACCATCTCCTAAACCATACTATTATAAATCTCCTCCCCCACCTTCACcatctcctccaccaccctactACTACAAATCCCCCCCTCCTCCATCTCCTGTACCTCATCCACCTTACTACTACAAGTCCCCACCGCCACCCTCACCATCTCCAAAGCCGTACTACTATAAATCTCCTCCCCCACCTTCACcatctcctccaccaccctactACTACAAATCCCCTCCTCCTCCATCTCCAGTACCCCATCCACCTTACTACTACAAGTCCCCACCCCCACCTTCACCATCTCCTAAACCATACTACTACAAGTCCCCACCACCACCCTCACCATCTCCAAAACCATACTACTATAAATCACCTCCACCACCTTCACcatctcctccaccaccctactACTACAAATCCCCTCCTCCTCCATCTCCAGTGCCCCATCCACCTTACTACTACAAATCTCCCCCACCTCCTTCACCATCTCCTAAACCATACTATTATAAGTCTCCTCCACCACCTTCACcgtctcctccaccaccctactACTATaagtctcctcctcctccatctcCTGTACCCCATCCACCTTACTACTACAAATCTCCTCCTCCCCCTTCACCCATTCCACATCCACCTTACTACTACAGTTCTCCACCACCTCCGGTAAAATCTCCACCTCCACCAACACCTTACTACTACCAGTCCCCACCACCACCTAAGTACTATCCACCTCCATACTATTATAATTCTCCTCCTCCACCGGTTGTGTATCCCCCATATCCCTACCCACACCCCTATCACCACCCATTGATTGTGAAGGTAGTGGGTAAAGTTTACAGCTACAGGTGCTATGACTGGGAGTATCCTGAAAAGTCTCATGACAAGAAGCACCTCAAAG GTGTTGTTGTGGAGGTCAAATGCAAAGCTGGGAGGAACATCATCAAGGCCTACGGAAAAACTAAGAGTAATGGAAAGTACAGCATCACAGTTAAGGACTTTGACTACATCAAATATGGTCCCACTGTGTGCAAGGCCAGGCTTCATGCTCCACCTAAAGACTCACCCTTCAACATACCTACTAAGCTGAATGAGGGAACCGACTTGAAGATAAAATCCAAAAACAAGTATGAAGTTGTGCTAAAATCTAAGCCATTTGCTTACGCTTCGAAGAAGCATTTTGAAGAATGTGATAAGCCTAAGCCTTCACCAACTCCTTACTATTACAAGTCACCACCTCCTCCTGCGAAATCACCACCTGTTTATTACTATAAGTCTCCACccccaccatcaccatcaccatccccTTCACCGTATTGGTACAAGTCTCCACCTCCACCATCATCAACACCAAAACCATACTATTATAAATctcccccaccaccatcaccatcccCTTCACCATACTGGTACAAATCtccacctccaccatcaccagTACCAAAACCATACTATTACAAatctcctccaccaccatcaccatcccCTTCACCATACTGGTATAAATCtccacctccaccatcaccagTATCAAAACCGTACTACTATAAATctcccccaccaccatcaccatctcCTTCACCATACTGGTACAAATCCccacctccaccatcacccGTACCAAAACCGTACTATTACAAATCTCCACCTCCACCATCTCCAGTGCCAAAACCATACTACTACAAATctcccccaccaccatcaccatcccCTTCACCATACTGGTACAAATCCccacctccaccatcacccGTACCAAAACCGTACTATTATAAATCtccacctccaccatcaccagTACCAAAACCATACTACTATAAATcacccccaccaccatcaccatcccCTTCACCATATTGGTACAAATCTCCCCCTCCACCATCACCAGTACCAAAACCATACTATTATAAatctcctccaccaccatcatcatctccTTCACCATACTGGTACAAATCTCCCCCTCCACCATCACCAGTACCAAAACCATACTACTATAAatctcctccaccaccatcaccatcaccatccccTTCACCATATTGGTACAAATCTCCACCCCCACCATCACCCATACCAAAACCATACTATTATAAATCtccacctccaccatcaccagTACCGAAGCCATACTACTATAAATCTCCCCCACCACCCTCACCATCCCCTTCACCATACTGGTACAAATCTCCACCCCCACCATCACCCGTACCAAAACCATACTATTATAAatctcctccaccaccatcaccatcacctcctccaccttacTATTATcaatctcctcctccacctaAAGAATTACCACACCCTCCATATTATTACAAGTCACCACCCCCACCATCACCATCTCCTTCACCATACTGGTAtaaatctcctcctccaccaccacccgtACCAAAACCATACTATTATAAATCTCCCCCACCGCCATCACCATCACCCCCTCCACCATACTATTATAAGTCACCACccccaccatcaccatcacctcccCCTCCATACTATTACAAATCTCCCCCACCACCTAAGGAATTACCACACCCTCCATACTACTATAAGTCACCACCCCCACCATCACCATCCCCTCCTCCCCCTTACTACTATaagtctccaccaccaccatcaccatctcCACCACCTCCATACTACTACAaatcacctccaccaccatctccCTCTCCTCCCCCCCCATACTACTACCAATctcccccaccaccatcacatTCTCCACCACCTCCCTACTACTACAaatcacctccaccaccatcccCGTCACCTCCCCCTCCTTACTATTACAAATCTCCCCCAcctccatctccatctccacCGCCTCCATACTACTACAAAAGTCCTCCTCCACCATCTCCCATTCCTCATCCTCCCTACTACTACAAATCCCCTCCACCACCAACGTCATCTCCTCCACCTCCTTACCATTATGTGagtcctcctccaccctcaccATCTCCTCCCCCACCATACCACTATGCATCACCACCTCCTCCTTCCCCATCTCCAGCTCCCACATACATTTACAAATCACCTCCCCCACCAGTAaaattgccaccaccaccataccaCTACACATCACCACCTCCTCCCTCCCCTTCACCCGCTCCCACATATATTTACAAATCACCTCCCCCACCAACAAAATCGCCTCCCCCACCAGTTTACATTTATGCTTCCCCACCACCACCGATCTACAAGTAA
- the LOC130716916 gene encoding clathrin interactor EPSIN 2, with amino-acid sequence MKKAIGQTVRELKREVNKKVLKVPGIEQKVLDATSNEAWGPHGSLLADIAQATRDFHECQMIMAVIWKRINDSGKNWRHVYKALIVLEYLLANGAERVIEDIREHTHLISTLSSFQYIDSSGRDQGNNIRKKSQSFVLLVNDKERIIEVRQQAAANRDKFHNNSTSGMYKLGSYSSSGTYGDRYDDDRHGSKEDDRSDYGISREKEWGYRDDDRNSRGGDYYGRDNEEHNSREGYRDDEYNGSSAKAEDHSLEGRLEREASEKNVAAPPSYEEAASQSPLQNERDGEISGASAPRGSSPVSDNPHQTYASTGSSLVRDNPMDETAAATTVTAGSQEVGTWDEFDPRGPVSAAPAVADNVEMDLFSSLSDPFSSNALALVPSSSATTTHQGFLNLGSTPSFPQPLSGSHKLNPVPLFEDPFGDSPFKAVPSPETAPFPPQMHQNLEPSELSGPNTENVSNFGFGDSFSVVPYSTSSVSDTQLVSSNSQFLPQYLSSPPQEPDILADILPPAPLSGITSQHNFSAPPSYAQSLPSFSASSGQMASQFFLAQSGQLMQQGFSAYQASQFNSRNFIAHQGNVPGGKQSDVVGSLLGEGVNAPNVCQPSNDKFETKSTVWADTLSRGLVNLNISGPKINPLADIGIDFDAINRKEKRMEKPTTVPLTSNVTMGKAMGSGSGIGRVGANALKPPSNPMMGPGVGMGMGGYGAINVPIMGMGTRQGIQMQPPSALPPGSNVAGNYNSMMGTGGYHQQPYGGGGGYR; translated from the exons ATGAAGAAGGCCATTGGTCAAACTGTCAGGGAGCT GAAAAGAGAAGTAAACAAGAAAGTATTGAAAGTTCCAGGGATAGAACAGAAG GTTCTTGATGCTACCAGCAATGAAGCTTGGGGTCCTCACGGATCACTCCTTGCAGATATTGCACAGGCGACCAGAGACTT TCATGAATGTCAGATGATCATGGCAGTAATTTGGAAGAGGATTAATGACTCTGGCAAGAATTGGCGGCATGTCTACAAG GCTTTGATAGTGCTCGAGTACTTACTGGCTAATGGAGCAGAACGAGTCATAGAGGATATTAGAGAACATACCCATCTAATATCG ACATTGTCCAGCTTTCAATATATTGATTCCAGTGGAAGAGATCAGGGAAACAATATAAGGAAGAAGTCACAGAGTTTCGTTCTCCTTGTAAATGATAAAGAAAGGATCATAGAGGTTAGACAGCAGGCTGCTGCCAACAGGGACAA GTTTCACAATAATTCAACAAGTGGAATGTATAAGCTTGGTTCATATTCAAGCAGTGGAACTTATGGTGATAGATATGATGATGATCGTCATGGAAGCAAGGAGGATGATAGAAGTGATTATGGTATCAGCAGAGAAAAAGAATGGGGCTATAGAGATGATGATCGAAATAGTCGTGGTGGAGATTATTATGGCAGAGATAATGAGGAACACAATAGTAGAGAGGGTTACAGGGATGACGAGTACAATGGAAGCAGTGCTAAAGCTGAAGACCATTCACTGGAAGGAAG GCTAGAGAGGGAAGCTTCTGAGAAAAATGTTGCTGCTCCTCCTAGTTATGAAGAAGCTGCTTCTCAAAGCCCTTTACAAAATGAAAG GGATGGAGAGATTTCAGGAGCATCTGCGCCAAGAGGATCTTCTCCTGTGAGTGATAATCCACACCAAACCTATGCTTCCACAGGATCTTCTCTTGTACGCGATAATCCAATGGATGAAACTGCTGCTGCAACTACTGTTACAGCTGGAAGCCAGGAAGTTGGCACTTGGGATGAATTTGACCCCCGTGGTCCTGTGTCAG CTGCCCCAGCTGTTGCTGATAATGTTGAAATGGACTTATTCAGCTCTCTGTCAGATCCATTCTCTTCAAATGCATTGGCTCTCGTGCCATCTTCATCAGCAACCACAACCCATCAAGGCTTTCTGAATCTTGGCTCGACACCATCCTTTCCACAGCCATTATCTGGATCCCACAAACTAAATCCAGTACCG TTGTTTGAAGATCCATTTGGTGATTCACCATTTAAGGCGGTCCCTTCTCCTGAAACTGCTCCATTTCCACCCCAGATGCATCAGAATCTTGAACCATCCGAATTAAGTGGTCCTAATACAGAAAATGTGTCTAACTTTGGGTTTGGAGACTCATTTTCTGTTGTACCATACTCTACATCTTCTGTCAGTGACACTCAGCTTGTATCATCAAACTCACAGTTTTTACCTCAATATTTGTCTTCTCCACCACAAGAACCTGATATTCTTGCAGACATTCTCCCCCCTGCACCATTAAGTGGAATAACTTCACAGCATAACTTTTCAGCCCCTCCTTCATATGCTCAATCTCTACCATCCTTTTCAGCTTCATCTGGGCAAATGGCATCACAGTTCTTTCTTGCACAAAGTGGCCAACTTATGCAGCAAGGTTTCTCAGCCTATCAAGCCTCACAATTTAACAGCAGGAACTTCATTGCGCACCAGGGAAATGTACCTGGTGGAAAACAAAGTGATGTTGTAGGTAGCTTACTTGGTGAAGGAGTAAACGCTCCTAATGTTTGTCAACCTTccaatgacaagtttgagacaAAATCAACAGTTTGGGCCGATACACTAAGTAGGGGGTTGGTTAATTTGAATATATCTGGAC CTAAAATAAACCCATTAGCAGATATTGGAATTGACTTTGATGCCATCAATAGGAAGGAAAAGAGGATGGAGAAGCCCACCACAGTACCCCTAACATCAAATGTAACCATGGGTAAAGCCATGGGATCTGGTTCTGGTATAGGCCGAGTCGGCGCTAATGCTCTCAAACCCCCATCAAACCCGATGATGGGTCCTGGTGTTGGTATGGGAATGGGAGGTTATGGGGCTATAAATGTACCAATTATGGGTATGGGTACAAGGCAAGGAATCCAGATGCAACCACCTTCTGCATTGCCTCCTGGGTCCAATGTAGCAGGTAATTATAATTCCATGATGGGAACAGGTGGTTATCACCAACAACCTTATGGTGGGGGTGGGGGCTACCGATGA
- the LOC130716917 gene encoding uncharacterized solute carrier family 35 member C320.08-like isoform X2: MFMFYSLVPVLLKNNGSAMLNLSLLTSDMWAILIRIFAYHEKVDWMYYVAFGAVVVGLIIYSGGNKDENQLPLNIAEDDDQRLPDGEADSGSHSKGIPVGSSENQLVA; encoded by the exons ATGTTTATGTTTTACTCTTTAGTTCCTGTCCTGCTTAAG AACAATGGTTCTGCCATGCTAAATCTGTCTCTATTGACCTCAGACATGTGGGCTATCTTAATTCGCATTTTTGCTTACCATGAGAAG GTTGATTGGATGTACTATGTGGCCTTTGGTGCTGTAGTTGTTGGGCTTATTATCTACTCTGG AGGTAACAAAGATGAGAATCAACTCCCTCTTAATATTGCTGAAGATGATGACCAAAGACTACCTGATGGGGAAGCCGATTCAGGAAGTCACAGTAAAGGAATTCCGGTTGGAAGCTCAGAAAACCAGTTGGTAGCTTAA
- the LOC130716917 gene encoding AAA-ATPase At2g18193-like isoform X1 — translation MVPLVKKDKACLRIEQFWDVPNEFYVAANSYLPTLVTSCLRVARFDNKVMQAVEEGQHAMDQFEGINIGWKLEVDKAFTNGVNRAIILSFNKNCMEKVIHQYLPHIVTLHEYECKVSEVKFPKIFSHEGYWNGYELSHPAMDTLSINPSLKEAIIEDLERFLSKKEFYKRVGKPWKRGYLLYGPPGTGKSSLIAAMANYLKFDIYHLKLSNVMSDAHLKKMLLRTPKHSMIVIEDIDCNKGVHAGKMGEEAENDKHKFNLSTILNFMDGLCSGEKIIVFTTNHKEKELDPALLSPGRMDFHINLSYLKSKPFQILAKNYLGIEHHPTFEEIQCLLEVLEVTPAEVAELLLQFQFEDAESSLECLLNFLKKQQRRSEGTSL, via the exons ATGGTTCCTTTGGTGAAGAAGGATAAAGCTTGTTTGAGGATCGAACAGTTTTGGGATGTGCCTAATGAATTTTACGTGGCTGCAAATAGTTATCTGCCAACCCTTGTCACAAGCTGCCTCAGAGTTGCCAGGTTTGACAACAAGGTTATGCAGGCTGTGGAGGAAGGACAACACGCAATGGATCAATTTGAAGGTATAAATATTGGATGGAAATTGGAGGTTGATAAAGCATTTACCAATGGGGTCAACAGAGCAATAATATTGAGCTTCAACAAAAATTGCATGGAGAAAGTTATCCACCAATACCTCCCACATATCGTAACCTTACATGAATATGAATGCAAGGTGTCTGAGGTAAAATTTCCGAAAATCTTTTCCCATGAAGGTTATTGGAATGGATATGAATTATCTCACCCTGCAATGGACACGCTTTCCATTAACCCTTCCCTAAAAGAGGCAATAATTGAGGACTTGGAGAGGTTTCTGAGTAAAAAGGAATTTTATAAGAGGGTGGGTAAACCTTGGAAGAGGGGCTACTTGTTGTATGGCCCTCCTGGAACAGGGAAGTCAAGTCTCATTGCAGCAATGGCTAATTATCTCAAGTTTGACATCTATCATTTAAAATTGTCTAATGTCATGTCTGATGCTCATCTGAAGAAAATGTTGTTGAGGACCCCCAAGCATTCCATGATCGTAATAGAGGATATTGATTGCAACAAGGGGGTGCACGCTGGGAAAATGGGTGAAGAAGCTGAG AATGACAAGCACAAGTTCAATTTATCTACCATACTAAACTTCATGGATGGACTCTGCTCAGGAGAAAAGATTATCGTTTTCACCACAAATCATAAAGAGAAGGAGCTGGATCCTGCCCTTCTCAGTCCTGGAAGGATGGATTTCCACATAAATCTTTCATACTTAAAATCCAAGCCGTTCCAGATTTTGGCAAAGAACTACCTCGGCATTGAGCATCATCCAACTTTTGAAGAAATTCAATGCCTTCTAGAAGTATTAGAGGTCACCCCTGCTGAAGTTGCTGAACTCCTTCTTCAATTTCAATTCGAGGATGCAGAATCTTCTTTGGAATGTCTTTTAAACTTTCTAAAGAAACAGCAAAGGAGAAGTGAAGGCACCTCACTATAg